In the genome of Geotrypetes seraphini chromosome 16, aGeoSer1.1, whole genome shotgun sequence, one region contains:
- the LOC117349733 gene encoding olfactory receptor 5V1-like, which translates to MVNRTSITEFLILGFPEFPELQLPLFTLFLLLYLMAVLGNLLVICIVCADQHLHIPMYFFLTNLSALDICSLTSTVPKMLAILGAKNQKISFVGCILQTYCYMMCASTEFILLTAMAYDRYVAICNPLRYLNIMNKRVCALLAAASWITGLLESLPHAIIASQFPFCDSNVINHFFCEIAALVRLSCSDTSIIQTMNYILGIFIIFLPFLLTLTSYMFIISTVLKIRSSKGKSKAFSTCSSHLTVILLAYGTIIGVYMHPGSMDTADPNKLPITVYIVTLPLLNPLIYSLRSKELKVALKKAISMTH; encoded by the coding sequence ATGGTAAATCGTACCAGTATAACAGAATTCCTGATTCTTGGATTCCCAGAGTTTCCAGAGTTGCAGCTgcctctcttcactctcttcttgcTCCTCTACCTGATGGCTGTGCTGGGGAACCTCCTTGTTATCTGCATAGTTTGTGCCGATCAACACCTGCACATTCCCATGTATTTCTTCTTGACTAACTTGTCTGCCTTAGACATCTGCTCTTTGACTTCCACTGTGCCTAAAATGCTGGCAATTCTGGGGGCAAAGAACCAGAAAATATCTTTTGTGGGATGCATTCTGCAGACATACTGCTATATGATGTGTGCATCTACCGAATTTATTCTTCTCACTGCCATGGCATATGACCGCTATGTTGCAATATGCAACCCCTTGCGTTACCTCAACATCATGAATAAGAGGGTTTGTGCTCTTTTGGCAGCTGCCTCATGGATAACGGGTTTATTAGAATCTCTGCCCCATGCTATCATTGCATCCCAGTTTCCTTTCTGTGACTCCAATGTAATAAATCACTTCTTCTGTGAAATTGCGGCCCTGGTGAGACTTTCTTGCTCAGATACTTCAATAATTCAAACTATGAACTATATTCTAGGGATATTTATAATCTTCCTTCCATTTCTCCTAACCCTGACATCCTACATGTTTATCATTTCTACTGTCCTGAAAATCCGCTCTTCAAAGGGCAAAAGCAAGGCCTTCTCCACCTGCTCCTCCCACCTTACAGTCATCCTTCTGGCATATGGGACTATCATAGGAGTGTATATGCACCCTGGGTCAATGGATACTGCAGATCCAAACAAGTTACCTATTACAGTTTATATAGTTACTCTCCCACTGCTAAACCCTTTGATTTATAGCTTGAGAAGCAAAGAGTTGAAAGTGGCCCTGAAAAAAGCAATCAGCATGACCCACTAA
- the LOC117349853 gene encoding olfactory receptor 5V1-like, with product MVNHTSVTELLILGFPEFPELQFPLSTIFSLLYLMAVLGNLLIICIICADRQLHIPMYFFLANLSALDICSLTSIVPKMLTILLAKNYNISFVGCILQMYCYMLCIATEYALLTAMAYDRYIAICNPLRYFNIMNMRACSVLAGASWIVGLVESLPHSIVVSQLPFCDSNVINHFFCEVTALVKLSCSDNSIIQAMNYILGLFVLFIPFLLIFTSYIFIISSILRIHSSKGKSKAFSTCSSHLTVILLAYGTMIGVYMNPGSVDSVDQNKLPIAMYIVTLPLLNPVIYSLRSRELKVALKRVIVKNH from the coding sequence ATGGTAAATCATACCAGTGTGACAGAACTCCTGATTCTTGGGTTCCCAGAGTTTCCAGAGTTGCAGTTCCCTCTGTCCACTATCTTCTCACTCCTATACCTGATGGCTGTGCTGGGGAACCTCCTCATTATCTGCATAATTTGTGCCGATCGACAACTGCACATCCCCATGTATTTCTTCCTGGCCAACTTGTCTGCCTTAGATATCTGTTCTTTGACTTCCATTGTTCCAAAAATGTTGACAATTCTGCTGGCAAAGAACTATAATATATCTTTTGTGGGATGCATTCTACAGATGTACTGCTATATGTTGTGTATAGCTACAGAATATGCTCTTCTCACTGCCATGGCATATGACCGCTACATTGCAATATGCAACCCTTTGCGTTACTTCAACATTATGAATATGAGGGCATGTTCTGTTCTGGCAGGAGCTTCATGGATAGTAGGTTTAGTAGAATCATTGCCACATAGCATTGTTGTATCCCAGTTGCCTTTCTGTGACTCCAATGTAATAAATCACTTCTTCTGTGAAGTCACAGCACTGGTGAAACTTTCTTGCTCAGATAACTCAATAATTCAAGCTATGAATTACATATTAGGGTTATTTGTACTCTTCATTCCATTTCTTCTAATCTTTACATCCTACATATTTATCATTTCCTCCATCCTGAGAATCCACTCTTCAAAGGGCAAAAGtaaggccttctctacctgctctTCCCACCTTACAGTCATCCTTCTGGCATATGGAACTATGATAGGAGTGTATATGAACCCTGGGTCAGTGGATTCTGTAGATCAAAACAAGTTACCTATTGCAATGTATATAGTCACTCTCCCACTTCTAAACCCTGTGATTTATAGCTTGAGAAGCAGAGAGTTAAAAGTGGCTTTGAAAAGAGTCATTGTGAAGAACCACTAA